GAAGCTGGAGCGGAACCTGGGCGGCATCCGCGACATGACCCGGCTGCCGGCCGCGATCTGGGTGGTCGACACCCGCAAGGAGCACATCGCCGTGACCGAGGCACGCAAGCTCGGCATCCCGGTGGTGGCCATCCTCGACACCAACTGCGACCCGGACGAGGTCGACTACCCGATCCCCGGCAACGACGACGCCATCCGGGCCGGGAGCCTGCTCACCCGGATCGTGGCCGACGCGGTCGCCGAGGGGCTGGGGCTGCGCAGCCAGTACGCGGCCGAGGCCGCCGGCAAGGAGGGCGCGGCCCCGATCTCGGCCAGCCCCGCCGACGAGGAGCCGCTGGCCGAGTGGGAGCGCGAGCTGCTCGAGTCCGACGGCGGCGATGCGGCCGAGGCCAGCCGCTTCGGGCGCGCCGAGAGCGCCGCGGCCCCGGCGGCGGACTCCGCCGCCGACCAGCCGGCCTCGCCCGCCGACAAGCCGGCGGCCACCGGCCGCGGCGGGGCCCAGGGCGCCGCGGGCCGGAGCGGGGCCCAGAGCTCCGGCGGCCGGGCCGCGGCCCCGTCACGGGGCAAGGCCAAGGGCGCGACCCAGCCCGAGGCCGCCGCCGAGCCTGCCAAGGCCGAGACCGAAGTCCCCGAGCAGGCCACGCCCGAGGGCGGGACCACCCAGCCCGAGGCGGCCGCCGAGCCGACCACGGCCGACGTCGAGATCCCCGAGGACGCCACGCCCGAGGGCGCGACCACCGAGCCCGAGGCCGGAACCGAGGCCGCCGGGGCCGGCACCCCGGCGGAGGCCGAGGGAGAGACCCAGGCCGAGGCCACCCCGGCGGAGGCCGCCGAGGAGGCGGCCGACCCGACCAACGAGACCCGTTCGCCCCGGGTCTAGCGGACCGCCCGGGCCGGGAGCCCACCCGACACCGACCGAGCATCGACAGCGCAGCAAGGAGCACCACCCGACATGGAGATCACGACCGCTCAGGTCAAGGCCCTCCGGGACGCCACCGGGGCCGGAATGATGGACTGCAGGAACGCGCTGCGTGAGGCCGGCGGCGACCTGGACAAGGCCACCAAGCTGCTGCGCGAGGCCGGCAAGGCCGGCGTCGAGAAGCGGGCCGGCCGCAGCACCACCCAGGGTGTGGTCGACGCCTACCTGCACACCCCCGACCCGAACCTGCCGCCCAAGCTGGGCGTGCTCGTCGAGCTCGACTGCGAGACCGACTTCGTGGCCAAGACCGACGAGTTCCAGCGACTGGCCCACGAGATCGCCCTCCACATCGCCGTCTCCGACCCGACCTACGTGCGGCGCGAGGACGTGCCCGAGCACGTCATCGAGAAGGAGAAGGAGATCTACGCCAGCCAGGCCGAGGGCAAGCCCGAGCACATCGTCGAGAGGATCGTCGAGGGCAAGCTCAAGGACTACTACAAGCAGGTCGTGCTGCTCGACCAGCCGTACATCCGCGA
This is a stretch of genomic DNA from Actinomycetota bacterium. It encodes these proteins:
- a CDS encoding translation elongation factor Ts, whose product is MEITTAQVKALRDATGAGMMDCRNALREAGGDLDKATKLLREAGKAGVEKRAGRSTTQGVVDAYLHTPDPNLPPKLGVLVELDCETDFVAKTDEFQRLAHEIALHIAVSDPTYVRREDVPEHVIEKEKEIYASQAEGKPEHIVERIVEGKLKDYYKQVVLLDQPYIRDDKQSIQDLLDTYSAKVREKLVLRRFSRFKVGEGA